In Shewanella glacialimarina, the genomic stretch TGGTAATTGTGGATTATCGGCATTGACTAAAAAGCGGGTTGCACCGCCTTCAAAGTCTTCTGTTAATAAAATTAAAAAGGTCAATTGGCTGTATCTGTCACCAAAAGCATCTCGCACTAATTCACCGTTTATCACCTGACTGCCAGGCCAGGAGCCGTCGGAATGAGGCTTAAAATAATCCCCTTCGTTATAACGGTAAAATCGAAAACGGTTATTTAACCCTAACGCCGCTTTACCGGCAAAAATGCCCAGATTATCGTCCATTAAGTGATTAATTCTATTCCAAATAACTTGTTCAGTAGCGTTATCAACCACCCAGGTTAAGCTATCGTTGTGTCTCACATCTCTGGGTAAAGATACCGCAGCATCCGGTAAAAAACCCATTGACTCACTAACCGCAATTAGCCGCTGACACTCATCTGCCGACAACACATTAAGTAATTGAAATGCGCCCGGTACTTCGGCTAACATTTTCTTACTCGGCTGTGTTAACGCTGCGTCACTAAGCTTGGCAACATTGGCCTGATGATTAGCCCAGGTCGGCAGCGCTGGATGCTCTGCTCCGGGTTCATGTGCCACGACAAAATAATCTGAATTTACACTCGATGTGCTCATCTATTTACACCTTTAAACCAAAAATAAAAAAACCAGAAAACAAAAACTAGTAACTCATTACTCGTACCTGGGCAAATTGGCGATGGCCTGCAGCTGTGCCATGAAAGCCCAAACCACTGTGCTTAGCACCAACCCACGGCGCGTTGCCTGCGCCCGCACCTTGATTAACGCCAACCATTCCGGCCTCAAGCTGCTCTGCTACCGCTTTTGCGCCCTGGCCGCCAAATACCACAGCGCCTAATCCATAATGACTGTCATTCGCGCGACTGATTGCTTCATCTATTTGCTTAAAGCGACTTATTGCCACCACTGGGCCAAAGGTTTCTTCGTGCTCAAGTAACATATCTGGCGTTATCCCGCTCACCACGGTTGGCTGAATAAAGGGTAACGGATAATCATCACTGCCCAATAAAAACAACGCGCCTTTGGCTTTAGCATCTTGCAACTGCTGCAGTACTTTTTGATGCTGTGTTGGGTTAACCATAGGGCCAATATTCACCTGAGGCTGATCCCATTTACCCACTTGATAACGACTGGCCAGCATAACTACCTTTTGTTCAAACTCATCCGCAATACGCTCATCAACATAAATACGCTCTGTTGAGGTACACATTTGCCCGGCATTTTCAAATGAACTGGCCACCACAAACCTCACCGCGGCATCTATATTGGCGCTGGCCATTACGATCACAGGGTCGTTACCACCCAGTTCCATCACCAAACGTTTTAAGCCCGGTGCTGCACTGGCCATAATGTGTTTACCTGCCGCCATTGATCCGGTAAATGCCACCATATTGATATCTGCTGCCACCAATGCTTGGCCAAGTGTTTTATCGCCTTGTGCCAGCTGTAATACATTCTTTGGTAACACCTTATTCAAGGTATTAATAAATAACTCGGCCACTAATGGGGTTTCTTCCGACGGCTTTAATATCACACTATTACCGGCCATCAGTGCTGGCATCAATAAATTATTCGCCATGGCTAACGGATAGTTCCAAGGAGAAATTACCGCAACAATCCCTAGCGGTCGATAGTGTAACTCGGTGTGGTTATCGAGTTTTTCTGTGGCTAACGCCTCGCTTATTTCACTGGCAAAATAGGCGGCGTTTTGTATTGTGCCGCCAACTTCATAGGTGGCGCGGCGATAATCCTTACCCATTTCCTGGCTGATTAACGTCGCTAACTCATCTTGCACCGCCACCAGCTGTTGATAAGCCTTCACCACATATTGCTCACGCTCTGCCATTGGTAGGCTAGCCCAATCTTTTTGCGCAGCCTTGGCTGACGCTATTACGGTCGGCAATTGTTCAATGGCTAAGGTTTCAACGCTGCCAATTGCGGTGGCTTCAACATCATCGCCATTGCCGACGTTGCGATAACTTGCGGGATCGTACGAGGTTAATACTGCCATAAAACAAA encodes the following:
- a CDS encoding prolyl hydroxylase family protein, with protein sequence MSTSSVNSDYFVVAHEPGAEHPALPTWANHQANVAKLSDAALTQPSKKMLAEVPGAFQLLNVLSADECQRLIAVSESMGFLPDAAVSLPRDVRHNDSLTWVVDNATEQVIWNRINHLMDDNLGIFAGKAALGLNNRFRFYRYNEGDYFKPHSDGSWPGSQVINGELVRDAFGDRYSQLTFLILLTEDFEGGATRFLVNADNPQLPAKRGDNVKTVDIRTPAGSVICFPHGMHPLHCIHSSEPIYKGVKYIIRTDVLFEL
- a CDS encoding aldehyde dehydrogenase family protein: MAVLTSYDPASYRNVGNGDDVEATAIGSVETLAIEQLPTVIASAKAAQKDWASLPMAEREQYVVKAYQQLVAVQDELATLISQEMGKDYRRATYEVGGTIQNAAYFASEISEALATEKLDNHTELHYRPLGIVAVISPWNYPLAMANNLLMPALMAGNSVILKPSEETPLVAELFINTLNKVLPKNVLQLAQGDKTLGQALVAADINMVAFTGSMAAGKHIMASAAPGLKRLVMELGGNDPVIVMASANIDAAVRFVVASSFENAGQMCTSTERIYVDERIADEFEQKVVMLASRYQVGKWDQPQVNIGPMVNPTQHQKVLQQLQDAKAKGALFLLGSDDYPLPFIQPTVVSGITPDMLLEHEETFGPVVAISRFKQIDEAISRANDSHYGLGAVVFGGQGAKAVAEQLEAGMVGVNQGAGAGNAPWVGAKHSGLGFHGTAAGHRQFAQVRVMSY